In Candidatus Effluviviaceae Genus I sp., a single window of DNA contains:
- a CDS encoding DUF2007 domain-containing protein, with product MAVCPECECEYDDVLEVCPRCKVALVTKVAHARADAPDDDDEQDLPREGLVVIDTSDDEDHIGQIRELLEESGIPCFLSNELSPAETEPARTEVMIPREMLDDAKRLIRSYSAR from the coding sequence GTGGCCGTCTGTCCCGAGTGCGAGTGCGAGTACGACGATGTGCTCGAGGTGTGTCCCCGCTGCAAGGTCGCTCTCGTGACGAAGGTCGCGCACGCGCGCGCCGACGCGCCGGACGATGACGACGAGCAGGACCTCCCGCGTGAGGGACTCGTCGTCATCGATACGTCGGACGACGAGGACCACATAGGGCAGATCCGGGAGCTGCTCGAGGAGAGCGGCATCCCGTGCTTCCTCAGCAACGAGCTGAGCCCCGCCGAGACCGAGCCGGCCAGGACCGAGGTCATGATCCCACGCGAGATGCTCGATGACGCCAAGAGGCTGATCCGTTCCTACTCGGCCCGGTGA
- a CDS encoding NAD(P)/FAD-dependent oxidoreductase: MANTLDLIVVGGGPAGSSCARRAAELGLSVLLVERERLPRPKPCAAGLSARALARLGPAVASIVHKEFRAIEVVVGRRTKLVWTGGESLISTTTRPELDAMLFEAAAAAGARAESGVAAELAGTDDASVGVRAGGSQAEWRARYVVAADGAGGALRARCGATPLRLSSAIYVRAFPPAGGDSELARDRITFDLTGHRRGYGWVFPKRDHLNVGVYTQLPMSKDIASALRAFLAARGLAAWRTEGPFAFPVPAGPRRAEAAVGRVLFVGDAAGLADPVTGEGISHAIASGRTAAESIATAVESGADAGALYARRVSAEVRPAVLALSGVGNLLYTAGARVADRALSAGPLRRAFLWMAPSERARGWRREAQCREDRGSSF; this comes from the coding sequence TTGGCGAACACCCTCGATCTCATCGTGGTGGGGGGCGGCCCCGCGGGCTCGAGCTGTGCGCGGCGAGCCGCGGAACTCGGGCTCAGCGTACTGCTGGTCGAGCGCGAGCGCCTTCCGCGGCCGAAGCCCTGCGCCGCCGGGCTCTCCGCCCGCGCGCTCGCTCGGCTCGGCCCGGCTGTCGCGTCCATCGTGCACAAGGAGTTCCGCGCGATCGAGGTCGTGGTGGGCCGGCGCACGAAGCTCGTGTGGACGGGCGGAGAGAGCCTCATCTCGACGACGACGCGCCCCGAGCTCGACGCGATGCTCTTCGAGGCGGCGGCGGCGGCCGGCGCGCGGGCGGAGAGCGGCGTGGCGGCGGAGCTGGCCGGGACCGACGACGCGTCGGTCGGCGTGCGCGCGGGCGGGAGCCAGGCCGAGTGGCGCGCGCGGTACGTCGTCGCGGCGGACGGCGCGGGGGGGGCGCTCCGCGCGCGCTGTGGCGCGACGCCCCTCAGGCTGTCGAGCGCGATCTACGTCCGCGCCTTCCCGCCGGCGGGCGGCGACAGCGAGCTCGCGCGCGACAGGATCACGTTCGATCTCACCGGGCACCGCCGCGGGTACGGCTGGGTGTTCCCCAAGCGCGACCACCTGAACGTCGGCGTGTACACGCAGCTCCCCATGTCGAAGGACATCGCGTCCGCTCTGCGCGCGTTTCTGGCGGCGCGAGGGCTCGCCGCGTGGCGGACGGAGGGACCGTTCGCGTTTCCGGTGCCCGCGGGCCCGCGACGGGCGGAAGCGGCGGTCGGCCGCGTGCTCTTCGTCGGCGACGCCGCAGGGCTGGCCGACCCCGTCACGGGGGAGGGCATCTCCCACGCGATCGCGAGCGGACGGACGGCCGCGGAGTCAATCGCGACCGCCGTCGAGTCGGGCGCGGACGCTGGGGCGCTCTACGCGCGGCGCGTCTCCGCGGAGGTCCGCCCGGCGGTTCTCGCGCTCAGCGGAGTGGGAAACCTCCTCTACACCGCCGGCGCGCGCGTCGCCGACCGCGCGCTCTCGGCAGGGCCCTTGCGGAGGGCGTTTCTCTGGATGGCGCCTTCGGAGCGCGCGCGGGGGTGGCGCAGGGAGGCTCAGTGTCGAGAAGACCGCGGCTCGTCGTTCTGA
- a CDS encoding glycosyltransferase, translated as MKVLYLSEIQWLSQVSRKHLIVRRFPRDWEVLFLSPLNLKADENSFVTRRDAACPNVRYRSLALPKPDARSALLRSLSPALGVLGRAIVGRLAGGFAPDVAVCSNIWMAPAASDLRARGVPVVYDLNDLHTEFYPACRERAEAMFRRLVGLASEVVASSEHLHRVAGRGVVIGNGVDLDTFDGRRDVSPPAGVAGSTLAACDDLVAYVGSVDDRIDPAFVARLLERLAESGRSVGLVLVGRVFDVALAWKERLEARFPDRVLFTGRVPYDALPALLAQASVGIAPFARSARTAAINPNKLYMYAAMGLNVVSTPFSAEVERHGDIVYIASEPDAFADSVMAALDDRRRRAVVRERIAVPNGWDEKALRFRELLTSLAAR; from the coding sequence GTGAAGGTCCTCTACCTCTCTGAGATCCAGTGGCTCTCCCAGGTGTCGCGGAAGCACCTGATCGTCCGCCGCTTCCCGCGCGACTGGGAGGTGCTGTTCCTCTCCCCGCTGAACCTCAAGGCCGACGAGAACAGCTTCGTGACGCGCCGCGACGCGGCCTGCCCCAACGTGAGGTACCGCTCCCTCGCGCTGCCGAAGCCTGACGCACGGTCCGCGCTTCTGAGGTCGCTGTCCCCGGCCCTCGGCGTCCTGGGGCGCGCGATCGTGGGGCGCCTCGCCGGCGGCTTCGCGCCGGACGTGGCCGTGTGCTCGAACATCTGGATGGCCCCCGCGGCGTCGGACCTCCGGGCCCGCGGCGTCCCGGTCGTGTACGACCTCAACGACCTGCACACCGAGTTCTACCCTGCCTGTCGCGAGCGGGCCGAGGCCATGTTCCGCCGCCTCGTCGGGCTGGCGAGCGAGGTCGTGGCGTCGTCCGAGCATCTTCACCGCGTCGCGGGCCGCGGTGTCGTCATCGGAAACGGCGTCGACCTCGACACGTTCGACGGGCGGCGCGACGTGTCGCCGCCCGCCGGCGTCGCTGGGAGCACGCTCGCGGCATGCGACGACCTCGTCGCCTACGTGGGTTCGGTGGACGACAGGATCGACCCGGCGTTCGTGGCGCGCCTGCTCGAGAGGCTCGCGGAATCGGGCCGCAGCGTCGGGCTCGTGCTCGTCGGCAGGGTCTTCGACGTGGCCCTCGCGTGGAAGGAGCGCCTCGAGGCGCGGTTCCCGGACAGGGTCCTCTTCACGGGTCGCGTTCCCTACGATGCGCTGCCCGCGTTGCTCGCGCAGGCGTCCGTCGGCATCGCGCCGTTCGCGAGGAGCGCGAGAACGGCCGCGATCAACCCCAACAAGCTGTACATGTACGCGGCGATGGGACTCAACGTGGTCTCGACACCGTTCTCTGCGGAGGTCGAGCGGCACGGAGACATCGTCTACATCGCTTCGGAGCCCGACGCCTTCGCCGACTCCGTGATGGCGGCGCTCGACGACCGGCGGCGGCGCGCGGTCGTGCGCGAACGGATCGCGGTGCCGAACGGCTGGGACGAGAAGGCGCTCCGGTTTCGCGAGCTCCTCACCTCGCTCGCAGCCCGATAG
- the speB gene encoding agmatinase, which produces MPSPHTGGEFLGLPPEAADVARARVVVLPIPYEATTTYRKGTGLGPSAILAASAQVEFFDETERDEPCFRGIHTLPPLDATGSPEEVVARIENAAATHAGAGRFVLALGGEHTVTVGAARGVARGRGPLTVVQIDAHADLRNEYEGSPLNHACVMRRLLTDFPIVQVGIRAFSSEEDDLIRRRSITAVTAREIASSRGSYPETATDAPWIRRALAAVATDAAYLTVDLDGLDPSVVPAVGTPDPGGLLWYEALAFIEALFAERAVVAADVVELCPAPDSARSDYAAARLAYKIAGHALRA; this is translated from the coding sequence ATGCCATCCCCGCACACGGGCGGTGAGTTCCTCGGCCTCCCCCCTGAGGCTGCCGACGTCGCTCGGGCGCGGGTCGTCGTCCTCCCCATCCCCTACGAAGCCACGACCACGTACCGCAAGGGCACGGGACTCGGACCGTCCGCGATCCTCGCCGCCTCGGCGCAGGTGGAGTTCTTCGACGAGACAGAACGCGACGAGCCGTGCTTCCGCGGCATCCACACGCTGCCGCCGCTCGACGCAACCGGTTCGCCCGAGGAGGTCGTCGCGCGGATCGAGAATGCCGCCGCGACGCACGCGGGCGCCGGGCGGTTCGTGCTCGCGCTCGGGGGCGAGCACACCGTGACCGTCGGCGCCGCGCGCGGTGTGGCGCGCGGCCGCGGCCCCCTCACGGTGGTGCAGATCGACGCGCACGCGGACCTCAGGAACGAGTACGAAGGCTCGCCCCTCAATCACGCGTGCGTGATGCGGAGGCTGCTCACGGACTTCCCGATCGTGCAGGTGGGGATCCGCGCGTTCTCGTCCGAGGAGGACGACCTCATCCGGCGCCGGAGCATCACGGCGGTCACGGCGCGCGAGATCGCGTCCTCGCGCGGATCGTACCCGGAGACCGCCACGGACGCTCCCTGGATCCGTCGCGCGTTGGCCGCTGTCGCCACGGACGCGGCGTATCTCACGGTGGACCTCGACGGTCTCGATCCGTCGGTGGTGCCGGCCGTCGGGACGCCCGACCCGGGCGGACTCCTGTGGTACGAGGCGCTCGCGTTCATCGAGGCCCTGTTCGCCGAGCGCGCCGTCGTCGCGGCGGACGTCGTCGAGCTGTGCCCGGCCCCGGACTCCGCGCGGTCCGACTACGCCGCGGCCCGCCTCGCCTACAAGATCGCAGGACACGCCCTGCGCGCGTGA
- a CDS encoding metallophosphoesterase, whose product MVRRWMALPTALALCAAWAVVARAADGEPLFHMAILSDRTGGHVPGIYERVIDEINLLDPDIVVTVGDHIEGYGEDYDRARAEWDSLLPVIRGLRAPVHMTPGNHDIWSDDAEVVYVEKTGQQPYYSFDYRGVHFIILDTARLNASAEVVGPQREWLEADLMASAGAARTFVFFHKPFWERTLPAGEPDPLHDLFVRYGVDAVFNGHYHTTITDRFDGIDYVVVGSSGGGMGRDDSVVRGQFYQFGWVSVRPDGHQIAIVGLGSIHPFGVVSLATRDEIARIERDQVTVAAVPVFENASVRAPLVVSIRNDSGEPVDDLLTWTATDGWTVEPTEARVSVAPGGAAECRFTATNTGDLYPLPRLSLKYPLSDGRRLDVDVPLRAVRTATAARFERSPVIDGAIDEEGWGRAAAVSRLFPPYEETVEGETRVLFGYDDANLYIAADCAEPIMDALAARVTERDGAVYGEDCVGFFIQPNRDHGTVYQIYWNPVATAFDQRIVVGGVGGYSADRAWDGEHEAAVARLGDRWVLEARISMDTLETSAAPGAVWGLNFRRKQARTGASADWQVPIDYDPSTFGRLVLE is encoded by the coding sequence GTGGTGAGAAGGTGGATGGCACTCCCGACGGCTCTCGCGCTCTGCGCGGCGTGGGCGGTCGTGGCCCGCGCGGCGGACGGTGAGCCGCTCTTCCACATGGCGATCCTGAGCGACAGAACCGGGGGCCACGTGCCCGGCATCTACGAGCGCGTCATCGACGAGATCAACCTGCTGGATCCCGACATCGTCGTGACCGTGGGCGACCACATCGAGGGGTACGGCGAGGACTACGACCGGGCGAGGGCCGAGTGGGACTCCCTGCTTCCGGTCATCCGGGGCCTGCGGGCGCCGGTCCACATGACACCGGGCAATCACGACATCTGGAGCGACGACGCCGAGGTCGTCTACGTCGAGAAGACCGGGCAGCAGCCCTACTACTCGTTCGACTACAGAGGCGTTCACTTCATCATCCTGGATACGGCCCGGCTGAACGCCTCGGCCGAGGTGGTCGGCCCGCAGCGCGAGTGGCTGGAGGCCGACCTCATGGCGAGTGCCGGCGCGGCGAGGACATTCGTCTTCTTCCACAAGCCGTTCTGGGAGCGGACGCTCCCCGCCGGCGAACCGGACCCGCTGCATGACCTCTTCGTGCGATACGGCGTGGACGCCGTCTTCAACGGGCACTACCACACGACCATCACCGATCGGTTCGACGGCATCGACTACGTCGTTGTGGGAAGCTCGGGGGGCGGGATGGGGCGGGACGACTCGGTCGTGCGAGGGCAGTTCTACCAGTTCGGCTGGGTGAGCGTGCGTCCCGACGGGCACCAGATCGCGATCGTGGGTCTGGGGAGCATCCATCCATTCGGCGTCGTCTCGCTCGCGACTCGCGATGAGATCGCGCGGATCGAGCGCGATCAGGTGACCGTCGCCGCCGTTCCCGTGTTCGAGAACGCCTCGGTGCGGGCTCCGCTCGTGGTCTCCATCAGGAACGACTCCGGGGAGCCCGTGGACGATCTCTTGACGTGGACCGCCACGGACGGATGGACCGTCGAGCCAACCGAGGCGCGCGTGTCCGTCGCCCCCGGGGGCGCGGCGGAGTGCCGATTCACGGCGACGAACACAGGTGACCTCTACCCGCTGCCGAGGCTGTCGCTCAAGTACCCGCTGAGCGACGGCCGTCGGCTGGACGTGGATGTGCCCCTGCGGGCCGTGCGGACGGCGACAGCGGCGCGGTTCGAGCGTTCGCCCGTCATCGACGGCGCGATCGACGAAGAGGGGTGGGGGCGCGCGGCGGCGGTCTCGAGGCTGTTCCCGCCGTACGAAGAGACCGTCGAGGGCGAGACCAGGGTCCTGTTCGGGTACGACGACGCGAACCTGTACATCGCCGCCGACTGCGCGGAGCCGATCATGGACGCGCTGGCCGCCCGCGTCACCGAACGCGACGGCGCGGTGTACGGCGAGGACTGCGTCGGGTTCTTCATCCAGCCGAACCGCGACCACGGAACGGTGTACCAGATCTACTGGAACCCCGTGGCCACGGCGTTCGATCAGCGGATCGTCGTGGGCGGCGTCGGGGGCTACTCGGCGGACCGCGCGTGGGACGGGGAACACGAAGCGGCGGTCGCCCGGCTGGGCGACCGGTGGGTCCTCGAGGCGCGGATCTCCATGGATACGCTCGAAACGAGCGCGGCGCCGGGCGCGGTTTGGGGACTCAACTTCCGAAGGAAGCAGGCGCGGACCGGGGCGTCGGCAGACTGGCAGGTCCCGATCGACTACGACCCGAGCACGTTCGGCCGGCTCGTGTTGGAGTAG
- a CDS encoding arginine decarboxylase, pyruvoyl-dependent encodes MAPRRSGPDRRERVRRRTLRGPCEIFLTKGSGKHKEKLASFEMALRDAKIANFNLVRVSSILPPGARIVGCDTGLKRLLPGQIVFAVISDNATNEPHRLIAASVGVARPKDSHKHGYLSEHHGFGQNEDTAGDYAEDLAAQMLATILGVPFDPDASYDERKEHWRISNEIVRTSNITQTAVGDKNGLWTTVLTAAVFVVPPFHY; translated from the coding sequence ATGGCACCGAGACGGAGCGGCCCGGACCGGCGGGAGCGCGTGAGGAGACGAACGTTGAGAGGCCCCTGCGAGATCTTCTTGACGAAGGGCTCAGGCAAGCACAAGGAGAAGCTGGCGAGTTTCGAGATGGCCCTCAGGGACGCGAAGATCGCCAACTTCAACCTCGTGCGCGTATCCAGCATTCTCCCACCCGGCGCGAGGATCGTCGGTTGCGATACAGGCCTCAAGAGACTGCTCCCCGGCCAGATCGTGTTCGCGGTCATCTCGGACAACGCGACGAACGAGCCGCATCGGCTCATCGCCGCGTCCGTGGGCGTCGCCCGCCCGAAGGACTCTCACAAGCACGGCTACCTCTCCGAGCACCACGGCTTCGGGCAGAACGAGGACACGGCCGGCGACTACGCGGAGGACCTCGCCGCCCAGATGCTCGCGACGATCCTCGGCGTTCCGTTCGATCCGGACGCGAGCTACGACGAGCGGAAGGAGCACTGGCGGATCAGCAACGAGATCGTGCGCACGAGCAACATCACGCAGACCGCCGTCGGGGACAAGAACGGCCTGTGGACGACGGTCCTCACCGCCGCGGTCTTCGTGGTGCCGCCGTTCCACTACTAG
- a CDS encoding class II glutamine amidotransferase, with amino-acid sequence MCRMVAAVGSFAMADVVEGVRAMATNANPAHQHELSPRAGAFLHDSGWGAVYLRDGHLERVRSTTPCFEDRLFDELAGVETDLAVVHARRAKHPRSIAPANTHPFLVTHRDAVWAFCHNGEVRDTSQLSWDPSLAPEGSTDSERLFLHVLSTVAMDGPSAPDALAATLGRLRDFTCVNCLVVRSRSVVYATRREPGSTTPRYYTMWRTDGQGPAGPFAVVSSEVLPSPVGAWTPVEDGSASFLACSA; translated from the coding sequence ATGTGCAGAATGGTCGCTGCGGTGGGGAGCTTCGCGATGGCCGACGTCGTGGAGGGCGTCCGTGCCATGGCGACGAACGCGAACCCGGCGCACCAGCACGAGCTCTCGCCGCGCGCGGGCGCCTTCCTTCACGACTCCGGCTGGGGCGCCGTGTACCTGAGAGACGGCCATCTTGAGCGCGTTCGCAGCACCACGCCCTGCTTCGAGGACAGGCTCTTCGACGAGCTGGCGGGCGTGGAGACCGATCTCGCCGTCGTCCACGCGCGGCGCGCCAAGCACCCGAGGTCGATCGCGCCCGCCAACACGCACCCGTTCCTCGTGACCCACCGGGACGCCGTCTGGGCCTTCTGCCACAACGGAGAGGTTCGCGACACCTCGCAGCTCTCGTGGGACCCTTCGCTCGCTCCGGAGGGCTCCACGGACTCCGAGCGGCTCTTCCTACATGTGCTCTCGACGGTCGCAATGGACGGTCCGAGCGCGCCGGACGCCCTCGCCGCGACGCTCGGACGACTGCGGGACTTCACCTGCGTCAACTGCCTCGTCGTGAGGTCGCGGTCCGTGGTGTACGCGACGCGGCGTGAGCCCGGCAGCACGACGCCGAGGTACTACACCATGTGGCGGACCGACGGCCAAGGCCCGGCGGGGCCGTTCGCGGTGGTTTCGTCGGAGGTCCTCCCTTCGCCCGTCGGCGCGTGGACGCCCGTCGAGGACGGCTCTGCCTCGTTCCTCGCTTGTTCCGCGTGA
- a CDS encoding gamma-glutamyl-gamma-aminobutyrate hydrolase family protein (Members of this family of hydrolases with an active site Cys residue belong to MEROPS family C26.), with protein sequence MSRRPRLVVLSNDAPDSSYGARRLAGAFGTAFDATIVEPQGGLGAPRAWLAARGADALVLSGSERSVTARLPWMEEEGALLVEAVARRLPVLAVCFGHQLLGRAFGAEVVREAKRIGLYHIELVGGDPLFAGLGHRALVPEQHGDQLERVPHGFDLIATSDYCGVQAIRRAGLPVYGVQFHPCYGDDVFDADDAWEATGLRGRFAHDGADILANAARIFRAWIG encoded by the coding sequence GTGTCGAGAAGACCGCGGCTCGTCGTTCTGAGCAACGACGCACCTGACTCCTCCTACGGAGCGCGTCGCCTCGCCGGCGCGTTCGGCACGGCGTTCGACGCGACGATCGTCGAACCGCAGGGCGGGCTCGGCGCGCCGCGCGCGTGGCTGGCGGCGCGCGGGGCGGATGCCCTCGTCCTCTCCGGCAGCGAGCGGTCCGTGACGGCGAGGTTGCCGTGGATGGAGGAGGAAGGGGCGCTCCTCGTCGAAGCGGTCGCCCGTCGCCTCCCCGTGCTCGCCGTCTGCTTCGGCCATCAGCTGCTGGGACGGGCGTTCGGCGCCGAGGTCGTGCGCGAGGCCAAGCGCATCGGCCTGTACCACATCGAGCTTGTGGGCGGGGATCCGCTCTTCGCCGGACTCGGCCACCGCGCCCTCGTCCCGGAGCAGCACGGGGACCAGCTCGAGCGCGTCCCCCACGGCTTCGATCTCATCGCGACCTCCGACTACTGCGGCGTGCAGGCGATCCGCCGCGCGGGCCTTCCCGTCTACGGCGTGCAATTCCACCCATGCTACGGGGACGACGTCTTCGACGCGGACGACGCGTGGGAGGCGACGGGACTGCGCGGGCGGTTCGCGCACGACGGCGCGGACATCCTCGCGAACGCCGCGCGGATCTTCAGGGCGTGGATCGGGTGA
- a CDS encoding adenosine-specific kinase, with amino-acid sequence MELASVRLGCPEGVGIILGQSHFVKTVEDLYEAVVTSGPGLRFGVAFAEASGPCLVRRDGNDERLKDVATSIVERVGAGHTFAIALEGGYPINVLNAVKGCQEVCSVFCATSNPVEVVVACTAQGRGVLGVIDGSSPKGVESDADAAERRSLLRAIGYKR; translated from the coding sequence ATGGAACTGGCAAGCGTGAGGCTCGGCTGCCCGGAGGGCGTCGGGATCATCCTCGGGCAGTCGCACTTCGTCAAGACGGTGGAAGACCTCTACGAGGCCGTGGTGACGTCGGGGCCGGGGCTCCGGTTCGGGGTCGCGTTCGCCGAGGCGTCCGGACCGTGCCTCGTGAGGCGCGACGGGAACGACGAGCGCCTCAAGGACGTCGCGACCTCCATCGTCGAGCGCGTCGGCGCCGGGCACACCTTCGCGATCGCGCTCGAGGGCGGGTACCCCATCAACGTGCTCAACGCCGTCAAGGGGTGCCAGGAGGTCTGCTCGGTCTTCTGCGCGACATCGAACCCCGTCGAGGTCGTCGTGGCCTGCACCGCCCAGGGGCGTGGCGTTCTGGGGGTGATCGACGGGTCATCGCCGAAGGGCGTCGAGAGCGACGCGGACGCCGCGGAGCGGCGGTCCCTGCTCAGGGCCATCGGCTACAAGCGGTAG
- a CDS encoding immune inhibitor A, protein MRVAKLALVICALALAGAGRVHGAGPEAARVQARAEFASMSDWQRFVSRPDLDIMSSKPGLGVTFVTDADQVEALRSEGYRIVVEIEDMEAFYASRIRGPNFGQFHTYSEMEDFLDALHAQYPSITTSRISIGTSIEGRTIWAFKISDNPDLDEDEPEILFDGMHHAREPMSLEAQLHFMEWLTQNHGTDPEATFLVDNREIWFIPIVNPDGFIYNETTNPSGGGMWRKNRRDNPGSSCKGVDLNRNYPYQWGGVGSSSDPCSETYRGASAGSEPEVQVYMDFVAARELIANITFHSVAGMVLFPWSYTNSHTPDDATFRAIANTMAQSNGYSTGQPGEILYNCSGTTTDWLYGQHAVWAYCVEVGGSGFWPAESEIAGLNAENLWPQIYLTRIAGLYVAVADKALAGGNGNGKPDPGETLNLTVVLANQSLIASATNVAMTISTDDPYVQLIDASAAIGTIGPNSFAGNASDPFVFSVDPTTPGGHSLALSVRIEADGFAMQETLVWMVGSPCTLFSDNMESGIGKWHENDGRWGLTTSSYSSPTHSYTDSPSGNYVNGVNTWIQMVNPVDLSNATSAELSFNHRYKTEYGYDFCYVEASADGGATWGQVGPKYSGNSGTWESVSLALTGFCGTANLKVRFRLTADSYITDEGWYVDDVKILGPCTGNARPTAPTLSAPPDGGSVSSPTPVLTVLNATDPDQGDVLTYGFLVYADELCTALSASVSGVAEGSGSTSWQVEPALTDGEYWWRAYAYDGTERGPLMAKGSFTVQSSGIDDGAVAALALHPARPNPSTGETTLRFSIAERAGVTLTVHSVDGRRVRTLAAGIVGPGPVEVAWDGRDDHGERVASGLYFARLEAGRTVRETKVVVLK, encoded by the coding sequence ATGAGGGTGGCGAAGCTGGCTCTTGTGATCTGCGCCCTGGCGCTGGCCGGGGCCGGCCGCGTCCACGGGGCCGGCCCGGAGGCGGCCCGGGTCCAGGCGCGCGCGGAGTTCGCATCGATGTCCGACTGGCAGCGGTTCGTCTCGCGGCCGGACTTGGACATCATGTCGTCGAAGCCTGGGCTGGGAGTGACCTTCGTCACCGACGCCGACCAGGTCGAGGCCCTCAGGTCCGAAGGGTATCGGATCGTCGTCGAGATCGAGGACATGGAGGCCTTCTACGCGAGCCGGATCCGCGGCCCGAACTTCGGCCAGTTCCACACGTATTCCGAGATGGAGGACTTCCTCGACGCGCTGCACGCCCAGTACCCATCCATCACGACCTCGCGGATCTCCATCGGCACGTCCATCGAAGGTCGGACGATCTGGGCCTTCAAGATCTCGGACAACCCGGACCTCGACGAGGACGAGCCGGAGATCCTCTTCGACGGGATGCACCACGCCCGCGAACCGATGTCGCTCGAGGCCCAGCTGCACTTCATGGAGTGGCTCACGCAGAACCACGGCACGGACCCCGAGGCGACGTTCCTCGTGGACAACCGCGAGATCTGGTTCATCCCGATCGTGAACCCCGACGGGTTCATCTACAACGAGACGACGAACCCCTCCGGCGGCGGGATGTGGCGGAAGAACCGGCGGGACAACCCGGGTTCGTCGTGCAAGGGCGTGGACCTCAACCGCAACTACCCGTACCAGTGGGGCGGGGTGGGGTCGTCCTCCGACCCGTGCAGCGAGACGTACCGCGGCGCGTCGGCGGGCTCGGAGCCCGAGGTCCAGGTCTACATGGACTTCGTCGCGGCGCGCGAGCTCATCGCGAACATCACGTTCCACTCGGTCGCCGGCATGGTCCTGTTCCCCTGGAGCTACACCAACTCGCACACGCCCGATGACGCGACGTTCCGCGCCATCGCGAACACGATGGCGCAGTCCAACGGCTACAGCACGGGCCAGCCGGGAGAGATCCTCTACAACTGCAGCGGCACCACCACGGATTGGCTCTACGGGCAGCACGCCGTGTGGGCGTACTGCGTCGAGGTGGGCGGGAGCGGCTTCTGGCCGGCGGAGAGCGAGATCGCCGGGCTCAACGCGGAGAACCTGTGGCCGCAGATCTACCTCACGCGCATCGCGGGGCTGTACGTCGCCGTGGCCGACAAGGCGCTCGCCGGCGGGAACGGGAACGGCAAGCCGGACCCCGGCGAGACGCTGAACCTCACGGTCGTTCTGGCGAACCAGAGCCTCATCGCGTCGGCCACGAACGTCGCCATGACGATCTCGACCGACGACCCGTACGTGCAACTCATCGACGCGTCCGCCGCGATCGGGACGATCGGTCCGAACTCGTTCGCGGGGAACGCGTCCGACCCGTTCGTGTTCTCCGTGGACCCGACGACGCCCGGCGGCCACTCGCTCGCGCTCAGCGTCCGGATCGAAGCGGACGGCTTCGCCATGCAGGAAACGCTCGTCTGGATGGTCGGCTCTCCGTGCACGCTGTTCTCCGATAACATGGAGAGCGGCATCGGCAAGTGGCACGAGAACGACGGGCGGTGGGGGCTCACGACCTCCAGCTACAGCTCGCCGACGCACTCGTACACCGACAGCCCGTCCGGCAACTACGTCAACGGCGTGAACACCTGGATCCAGATGGTGAATCCCGTCGACCTGTCAAACGCGACCTCGGCCGAGCTCTCGTTCAACCACCGCTACAAGACCGAGTACGGGTACGACTTCTGCTACGTTGAGGCGTCCGCCGACGGCGGCGCGACGTGGGGGCAGGTCGGCCCGAAGTACTCCGGGAACAGCGGGACGTGGGAGAGCGTGAGCCTGGCGCTCACCGGTTTCTGCGGGACGGCCAACCTCAAGGTGCGGTTCCGGCTGACGGCCGACTCGTACATCACGGACGAGGGGTGGTACGTCGACGACGTCAAGATCCTCGGGCCGTGCACGGGCAACGCGCGGCCGACCGCGCCGACGCTCAGCGCCCCGCCCGACGGCGGAAGCGTCTCGTCGCCGACGCCGGTCCTCACGGTGCTCAACGCGACCGACCCCGACCAGGGTGATGTTCTCACCTACGGGTTCCTCGTGTACGCCGACGAGCTGTGCACCGCGCTCTCCGCCTCGGTGTCCGGGGTCGCGGAGGGGAGCGGCAGCACGAGCTGGCAGGTGGAGCCGGCCCTGACGGACGGCGAGTACTGGTGGCGCGCGTACGCGTACGACGGGACGGAGCGCGGGCCGCTCATGGCGAAGGGGTCGTTCACCGTTCAGTCGAGCGGGATCGACGACGGCGCGGTCGCGGCGCTGGCCCTGCACCCGGCGCGCCCGAACCCTTCCACCGGCGAGACGACGCTGCGGTTCAGCATCGCCGAGCGCGCCGGCGTGACGCTCACCGTCCACAGCGTGGACGGGCGACGTGTTCGGACGCTGGCCGCCGGGATCGTCGGCCCCGGGCCGGTCGAGGTCGCCTGGGACGGACGCGACGACCACGGGGAGCGCGTCGCGAGCGGCCTCTACTTCGCCCGGCTTGAGGCCGGGCGGACCGTGCGGGAGACCAAGGTCGTCGTGCTGAAGTAG